Part of the Stackebrandtia endophytica genome is shown below.
TCACGAGCGGTCCTGCGGCCGGGATTCCCACTTGGTGGAGAGCGCGATGGTGGTGCGGGTCCCACCGACACCGGGCAGCCGACTCAGCCTGGTCACGAGGTACTCGAGTTCGGCCATGGTGCCGACGCGAACCTTCAACAGGTACGACTCCTCGCCCGCCATGAAATAGCAGGACTCCACCTCGGTGATCTCTCGGATCGCATCGGCGACGTCGGCGTATTCACTGCCGGCGATGGTGACGATTCCGATCAGGGCGGTGATGCCCAAACCGATCGCCTCGGAGTTGATTTCGGCGCGATATCCGGTGATCACCTCGTTGCGTTCCAGCTTTGCCACCCGCTCCTGAACGGACGGGGAAGTCAGCCCGACCTGC
Proteins encoded:
- a CDS encoding Lrp/AsnC family transcriptional regulator, with product MDDIDRRIVQLLQTQARMSYAELARQVGLTSPSVQERVAKLERNEVITGYRAEINSEAIGLGITALIGIVTIAGSEYADVADAIREITEVESCYFMAGEESYLLKVRVGTMAELEYLVTRLSRLPGVGGTRTTIALSTKWESRPQDRS